A stretch of Chionomys nivalis chromosome 26, mChiNiv1.1, whole genome shotgun sequence DNA encodes these proteins:
- the LOC130867086 gene encoding LOW QUALITY PROTEIN: zinc finger protein AEBP2-like (The sequence of the model RefSeq protein was modified relative to this genomic sequence to represent the inferred CDS: deleted 2 bases in 1 codon), producing the protein MDVDSTISSGRSTPAMMNGQGSTTSSSKHIAYNCCWDQCQACFNSSPDLADHIRSIHVDGQRGGVFVCLWKGCKVYNTPSTSQSWLQRHMLTHSGDKPFKCVVGGCNASFASQGGLARHVPTHFSQQNSSKVSSQPKAKEESPSKAGMNKRRELKNKRRRSLPRPHDFFDAQTLDAIRHRAICFNLSAHIESLGKGHSVVFHSTVIAKRKEESGKIKLLLHWTPEDILPDVWVNESERHQLKTKVVHLSKLPKDTALLLDPNIYRTMPQKRLKRTLIRKMFNLYLSKQ; encoded by the exons ATGGACGTAGACAGCACAATTTCCAGTGGGCGTTCAACTCCAGCAATGATGAATGGACAAGGGAGCACGACTTCTTCAAGCAAACACATTGCCTATAATTGTTGTTGGGACCAGTGCCAGGCGTGCTTCAACTCTAGCCCAGACCTGGCAGACCACATCCGTTCCATACACGTAGATGGTCAGCGCGGAggggtgtttgtttgcttgtgg AAAGGTTGTAAGGTGTATAACACCCCGTCCACCAGTCAGAGTTGGTTGCAGCGGCACATGCTGACACACAGTGGAGACAAACCTTTCAAGTGTGTAGTTGGTGGCTGCAATGCCAGCTTTGCTTCTCAGGGAGGGCTCGCTCGCCATGTACCCACACACTTCAGTCAACAGAATTCCTCAAAAGTTTCTAGCCAGCCAAAGGCCAAAGAAGAATCTCCTTCTAAAGCTGGAATGAACAAGAGAAGGGAACTAAAGAACAAAAGACGACGCTCATTACCACGACCACATGATTTCTTCGATGCACAAACACTGGATGCCATAAGACATCGAGCCATATGCTTTAACCTCTCGGCTCATATAGAAAGTTTAGGGAAGGGACACAGTGTTGTTTTTCATAGTACTGTAATAGctaagagaaaggaagaatctGGAAAGATAAAGCTCTTGCTTCATTGGACGCCTGAAGACATTCTGCCAGATGTGTGGGTGAATGAAAGTGAACGACATCAGTTAAAAACTAAAGTAGTTCATTTATCAAAGCTGCCCAAAGATACTGCCTTGCTGTTGGACCCAAACATTTACAGAACAATGCCACAGAAGAGGTTGAAGAGAACTCTGATAAGAAAAATGTTCAATTTGTATTTAAGCAAACAGTGA